Proteins encoded in a region of the Clostridium butyricum genome:
- a CDS encoding alpha/beta fold hydrolase: MKNNFLKFGICILAAGTIFCSSIGFHKTVYGTDTKRSEDNSDNGIKESSNEISDTEIKRDPESGINLDSFYISEDNYKENMNNIVMPYIENRMKSGYIDGIDNAKLYYELYNADDAKGNIVISHGYTESLEKYHEMIYYFLKSGYNVFGIEHRGHGRSGSLGVADKSQIYVNSFSDYIEDFKTFMDEVVVPNSNGMELYLYAHSMGGAIGSRFLEVYPQYFSKAVLNAPMMEVDTGNIPDFIAKVVVKAAVAFGQDGKYVIGKKPFSPCYSFDSVGTSSENRWTYINELINENEEIQRGEASYKWTDEAFKVTKEITKKENASKVTIPILLFQAGDDAYVRPGGQNKFAEYAQNCELVKMDNAKHEIYLENDDIQKPYIKQLIEFYNN; the protein is encoded by the coding sequence ATGAAAAATAATTTTTTGAAATTTGGTATATGTATTTTGGCTGCAGGAACAATTTTCTGTAGTAGTATTGGATTCCATAAGACAGTATATGGTACTGATACTAAACGTAGTGAAGATAATTCTGATAATGGAATTAAAGAAAGTTCAAATGAAATTTCAGATACAGAAATTAAAAGAGATCCTGAGAGTGGAATAAATTTAGATAGTTTCTATATTTCAGAAGATAATTATAAAGAAAATATGAATAATATTGTTATGCCATATATAGAAAATAGAATGAAAAGTGGATATATTGATGGAATTGACAATGCTAAGCTATATTACGAATTATATAATGCAGATGATGCAAAAGGAAATATTGTTATCTCTCATGGATATACGGAATCTTTAGAAAAATATCATGAAATGATATATTATTTTTTGAAGTCTGGATATAATGTATTCGGAATAGAACATAGAGGTCATGGAAGATCTGGAAGCCTTGGTGTTGCAGATAAATCTCAGATATATGTAAATTCATTTTCAGATTATATAGAAGATTTTAAAACTTTTATGGATGAAGTTGTTGTTCCAAATAGCAATGGAATGGAATTATATCTTTATGCACATTCAATGGGTGGTGCTATTGGAAGCAGATTTTTAGAAGTTTATCCACAGTATTTCAGTAAGGCAGTCCTGAATGCTCCTATGATGGAAGTTGACACTGGAAATATACCTGATTTTATTGCAAAAGTTGTAGTTAAAGCAGCTGTAGCTTTTGGACAAGATGGAAAATACGTTATAGGGAAAAAACCTTTTTCGCCTTGTTATTCCTTTGATTCAGTTGGGACAAGTTCAGAAAATAGATGGACATATATTAATGAATTGATAAATGAAAATGAGGAAATTCAAAGAGGTGAAGCATCATATAAGTGGACTGATGAGGCATTTAAGGTTACTAAGGAAATAACAAAGAAAGAAAATGCGTCTAAAGTTACAATTCCAATTTTATTATTTCAAGCTGGAGATGATGCATATGTAAGACCTGGTGGTCAGAATAAATTTGCAGAATATGCACAGAATTGTGAACTTGTAAAAATGGATAATGCAAAGCATGAAATATATCTAGAAAATGATGATATTCAAAAGCCTTATATTAAACAGCTTATTGAATTTTATAATAATTAA
- a CDS encoding chloride channel protein, translated as MFKKIYNQYKDIIFMGIISVFIGIIVGIIDTCFGKVLIFITDFRNENPLKLIPFLSIAGVAIVYIYNKIGKNSIKGMTLVFESADKEDAVIPKRLIPLTILSTWITHLFGGSAGREGVAVQIGATVAHNIGRKIDIENSGRIFLITGMAAGFAGLFQTPIAAVFFALEVLVAGTLEYSALFTALIGAFSASTTSHLLGLEKFTFALKTNITIDLNFIIKLALIGIIFGVVGGLFAHILGKMKKILGDLIKNPILKIFVIGIILSILLIVMHTGRYSGLGTNLISSSFNGSFIYNYDWILKFIFTIVTLAAGFQGGEVTPLFSIGASLGVFLGNLMGLPIELVAALGYACVFGGATNTFIAPIFIGAEVFGFEYVPLFFVACSLAYIFNGNKSIYSAQKISYIVEEL; from the coding sequence ATGTTTAAAAAAATTTATAATCAGTATAAGGATATCATCTTTATGGGAATAATATCAGTTTTTATAGGAATAATTGTAGGTATAATAGATACGTGTTTTGGTAAAGTATTGATTTTTATAACAGATTTTAGAAATGAAAATCCATTAAAATTAATTCCATTTTTATCAATAGCAGGAGTAGCAATTGTTTATATTTATAATAAAATCGGAAAGAATAGTATAAAAGGCATGACTCTTGTATTCGAAAGTGCTGATAAAGAAGATGCGGTGATACCAAAAAGACTTATTCCATTGACAATATTAAGTACATGGATAACACATTTATTTGGTGGTAGTGCAGGAAGAGAAGGTGTGGCAGTTCAAATTGGTGCAACAGTAGCACATAATATTGGAAGGAAGATAGATATTGAAAATAGTGGAAGGATATTTTTAATAACTGGAATGGCGGCAGGTTTTGCTGGATTATTTCAAACACCTATTGCAGCTGTATTTTTTGCATTAGAAGTTTTGGTGGCAGGAACACTTGAATATAGTGCATTATTTACAGCACTAATCGGTGCATTTTCAGCAAGTACAACATCTCATTTACTAGGATTAGAAAAATTTACATTTGCTTTAAAAACTAATATTACAATAGATCTAAATTTCATTATTAAATTAGCTTTAATTGGGATTATTTTTGGTGTGGTTGGAGGATTATTTGCCCATATTCTTGGAAAGATGAAAAAAATTCTTGGAGATTTAATAAAGAATCCAATCTTGAAGATATTTGTTATAGGTATAATTTTAAGTATTCTATTAATAGTAATGCATACAGGAAGATATTCAGGGCTTGGAACTAATCTTATCTCAAGTAGCTTTAATGGAAGTTTTATATATAATTATGATTGGATATTAAAATTTATATTCACAATAGTAACTCTTGCTGCAGGATTTCAAGGTGGTGAAGTTACTCCGTTATTTTCAATAGGAGCAAGTCTTGGAGTATTTTTAGGTAATCTTATGGGACTACCAATAGAACTTGTAGCAGCTTTAGGATATGCATGTGTGTTTGGAGGTGCAACAAATACTTTTATTGCTCCAATATTTATAGGTGCAGAGGTCTTTGGTTTTGAATATGTACCGTTATTTTTTGTAGCATGTTCTCTTGCATATATTTTCAATGGGAATAAATCTATTTATTCAGCACAAAAAATTTCATATATAGTAGAAGAATTATAA
- a CDS encoding glycosyl hydrolase 53 family protein, which yields MKKNITKNTSILTLLMYLIASNGVQAIVDDDSINNSQEQTEKVINENYFIDNNEDEPSENKKGTFYNSDENNVLLNSKNKEDISNYMQTKVTTESQVIANEDSTDNYVLNGDFTNGINNWTINGETSSANVKWIDDEYEYGLNYWMDQKLDNDQKPTMFNIDTYQTLVGLEKGSYELSFYVNSGEFNELYVYVKDGELVTKKEISPSGNMTKVTLQFQAKSNNLTIGFYGKGASGLSWANFDNVEINKAEVIDNTGKIINPDFEYNLDGWETTGTSSIVKWNGDWGNSNTKGCLNYGWYDGDGEYETDTHQTITGLENGTYTVKAYAQSSGEQKELYFYAKGFDKDNKEKIVRENITDAHNFRITLLEVEVTNGQMTIGFHAKGGKEEWANFDEITISKKSEDKRKSLDVIENFTFEDGLKGWNVIGNKDSVQALKGSGYNDSSYLKFEDSKSYEGKVEQTITGLENGHYKLEFYAKSNGGQQNIYGYVKDTGKSEARTSVPVDNNYRKVVVDFEVLDGQATIGFYSKSSNYSWSIIDNVKLYKVNEGYTMLKGGDLTELNYVESTGAVFYDQDGNPRDPFHILAENGFNFARLRIYNKTGRDSSHKYEDGSEFYLPDGYQNKEDMLKLAKRAKDVNMQIELTLHYSDWWTNGLVHDIPVEWEEAIKGLDEEEAVSKLEGFVYDFTYDVMKSLKDQGTLPEYISLGNEMQGGLLYPFGKVDNMETLAKFLNAGAKAVRDVSDTTKIILHLDEAGDNNRYYKLLDGCEKYNVDYDIIGPSYYPYWTRNSVEQIIPWCNDLYAKYGKKIIFMETGYNWNPTVPDGSKPGQLVDNGNESHASTPQGQKEFMDELFNGMRNADDNCIVGDLYWDPIMINHEGIGWAIAKGAADDGSEDIVDENVVSNTTLFDFNGKALKSLNSYKDNTEGTNYGMISGIITDSKGNIIDNAEVTVSINGDIYKRTSDKYGRFFINNLKETDDGTIVVTRTGYISANDKFKIKSGEISSIELSLKKKSSSSSGGSSSGNSDSSTIQDNSVDSSNTLSNNITESEGKIVINENGNKEIWINGEKKVNAWVEIDGKWYRTGEAGEVIKGWIKDNDSWYYLNNEGDMRTGWLNDNNKWYYLNKTGNMNTGWFKEDEKWYYLNESGEMKTGWLNKNDKWYYLGEAGDMRTGWVKDGSLWYYLNDDGSMKTGWINSNDNWYYLDESGKMIIDSIIDGYKINSQGELFN from the coding sequence ATGAAAAAAAATATTACAAAAAATACGTCTATATTGACGTTATTAATGTATCTTATTGCATCGAATGGAGTTCAAGCAATAGTGGATGATGATTCTATAAATAATTCACAAGAGCAAACTGAAAAAGTCATAAATGAAAATTATTTTATCGATAATAATGAAGACGAGCCTTCTGAGAATAAAAAGGGTACTTTTTATAACAGTGATGAAAATAATGTATTACTAAACTCAAAAAACAAAGAAGATATTTCAAATTATATGCAAACTAAGGTCACGACTGAAAGTCAAGTTATAGCTAATGAAGATAGTACGGATAATTATGTTTTAAATGGCGATTTTACTAATGGAATTAATAATTGGACTATAAATGGAGAAACAAGTTCTGCCAATGTTAAGTGGATTGATGATGAGTATGAATATGGATTAAATTACTGGATGGATCAAAAACTGGACAATGATCAAAAACCAACAATGTTTAATATAGATACATATCAAACATTAGTGGGACTTGAAAAAGGTTCATACGAATTAAGTTTTTATGTGAATAGTGGAGAGTTTAATGAACTATATGTATATGTGAAAGATGGGGAATTAGTAACAAAGAAAGAAATAAGCCCATCAGGAAATATGACAAAAGTAACACTTCAATTTCAAGCAAAATCAAATAATCTAACAATAGGATTCTATGGAAAAGGAGCATCTGGCTTATCATGGGCTAATTTTGATAATGTTGAAATAAATAAAGCAGAAGTAATTGATAATACTGGGAAAATTATAAATCCTGATTTTGAATATAACCTTGATGGGTGGGAGACTACAGGGACATCAAGCATTGTAAAATGGAATGGTGATTGGGGTAATTCAAATACAAAAGGGTGTCTTAATTATGGGTGGTATGATGGAGATGGAGAGTATGAAACAGATACACATCAGACTATAACAGGATTGGAAAATGGAACCTATACTGTTAAGGCATATGCACAGTCTAGTGGAGAACAGAAAGAACTGTATTTCTATGCAAAAGGGTTTGATAAAGATAATAAGGAAAAAATAGTGAGAGAAAACATCACGGATGCTCATAATTTTAGAATTACGCTTTTAGAGGTAGAAGTAACAAATGGACAGATGACTATAGGTTTTCATGCTAAAGGGGGAAAGGAAGAATGGGCTAATTTTGATGAAATTACAATAAGTAAAAAAAGCGAAGACAAAAGAAAAAGTTTAGACGTTATTGAAAACTTTACTTTTGAAGATGGACTAAAAGGATGGAATGTTATTGGCAATAAGGATTCCGTTCAAGCACTTAAAGGAAGTGGTTATAATGATAGTTCATATTTAAAATTTGAAGATAGTAAATCCTATGAAGGAAAAGTTGAACAGACTATTACTGGGCTTGAAAATGGTCACTATAAATTGGAGTTTTATGCAAAGAGCAACGGTGGTCAGCAGAATATATATGGATATGTTAAAGATACAGGAAAGAGTGAAGCAAGGACAAGTGTGCCAGTAGATAACAATTACAGAAAAGTTGTAGTAGATTTTGAAGTGTTAGACGGACAAGCTACTATAGGATTTTACTCAAAGTCTTCAAATTATAGCTGGTCAATAATAGATAATGTGAAGTTATATAAGGTTAATGAAGGATATACAATGCTTAAAGGTGGAGATCTTACAGAATTAAATTATGTTGAAAGTACTGGAGCTGTATTTTATGATCAAGACGGAAATCCTAGAGATCCATTTCATATACTTGCTGAGAACGGATTTAATTTTGCTAGATTAAGAATATACAATAAAACAGGAAGAGATAGCAGTCATAAATATGAAGATGGAAGTGAATTCTACCTTCCAGATGGATATCAGAATAAAGAGGATATGTTAAAGTTAGCTAAAAGAGCAAAAGATGTGAATATGCAGATAGAACTGACTCTTCATTATAGTGACTGGTGGACAAATGGTCTTGTGCATGATATACCAGTAGAATGGGAGGAAGCAATAAAAGGATTAGATGAGGAAGAGGCTGTTTCAAAACTTGAAGGATTTGTATATGATTTCACATATGATGTGATGAAGTCTTTAAAAGATCAAGGAACACTTCCAGAGTATATTTCACTTGGAAATGAAATGCAAGGAGGTCTTTTATATCCTTTTGGTAAAGTAGATAATATGGAAACGTTAGCGAAATTTCTTAATGCAGGAGCAAAAGCAGTAAGAGATGTAAGCGATACTACAAAAATAATTCTTCATTTGGATGAAGCAGGTGATAATAACAGATATTATAAACTGTTAGATGGATGTGAAAAATATAATGTAGATTATGATATTATTGGACCATCATATTATCCATATTGGACAAGAAATTCAGTAGAACAGATAATACCATGGTGTAATGATTTATATGCTAAATATGGAAAGAAAATAATATTTATGGAAACAGGATATAACTGGAATCCTACAGTTCCAGATGGCAGTAAGCCAGGTCAGCTTGTTGATAATGGAAATGAAAGCCATGCTTCAACACCACAGGGACAGAAAGAATTTATGGATGAGCTTTTTAATGGAATGAGAAATGCTGATGACAATTGTATTGTTGGAGACTTATATTGGGATCCTATAATGATAAATCATGAAGGGATTGGATGGGCAATAGCAAAAGGTGCTGCAGATGATGGTAGCGAAGATATTGTTGATGAAAACGTAGTTAGTAACACTACTTTGTTTGATTTTAATGGTAAAGCCTTAAAATCACTTAACTCATATAAAGATAACACTGAAGGTACAAATTATGGTATGATTTCTGGAATTATAACAGATTCAAAAGGAAATATAATTGATAATGCAGAAGTAACTGTTAGTATAAATGGCGATATTTATAAAAGAACGAGTGATAAATATGGAAGATTCTTTATAAACAATCTAAAAGAAACTGATGATGGAACTATAGTTGTAACTAGAACTGGTTATATATCTGCAAATGATAAATTTAAAATTAAATCTGGTGAAATTTCTAGTATAGAACTATCGTTAAAGAAAAAGAGCAGTTCTTCATCTGGTGGAAGCTCATCAGGAAATAGTGATAGTAGCACTATTCAAGATAATAGTGTAGATAGCTCTAATACACTATCAAATAATATAACAGAATCAGAAGGAAAAATAGTAATAAATGAAAATGGAAACAAAGAAATATGGATCAATGGAGAAAAGAAAGTTAATGCTTGGGTTGAAATTGATGGAAAATGGTATAGAACTGGAGAAGCTGGTGAAGTAATTAAAGGATGGATAAAGGATAATGATTCGTGGTACTACTTAAATAACGAAGGAGATATGAGAACAGGCTGGCTTAATGATAATAATAAATGGTATTATTTAAATAAGACTGGTAATATGAATACTGGCTGGTTCAAAGAAGATGAAAAGTGGTATTATTTAAATGAATCAGGAGAAATGAAGACGGGTTGGTTGAATAAAAATGATAAGTGGTATTACTTAGGTGAAGCAGGGGATATGAGAACAGGTTGGGTAAAGGATGGTAGCTTATGGTACTATTTAAATGATGATGGAAGTATGAAGACTGGATGGATTAACAGCAATGATAACTGGTATTATCTTGATGAGAGTGGAAAAATGATTATTGATAGCATTATAGATGGATATAAAATAAATTCACAGGGAGAATTGTTTAATTAG
- a CDS encoding UPF0158 family protein codes for MQVNLSDLIEAMEFENDMLSHYYNKDTGVIIYKEDMETASYFAEDIDRVDSMEEWEKELIEGLYDLKKNPENYIKLPDKEQLNELKIMINFCSSFSDIELPKLEEFNDEGKMLHEVKNIIRNKGLINEWYDYREYSEREIAIEWCKKNNIQYIE; via the coding sequence ATGCAAGTTAACTTAAGTGATTTAATAGAAGCAATGGAATTTGAAAATGATATGCTTAGTCATTATTATAATAAAGATACAGGTGTAATCATATATAAAGAAGATATGGAGACAGCTTCATATTTTGCAGAGGATATAGATAGAGTTGATTCTATGGAAGAATGGGAAAAGGAACTCATAGAGGGACTATATGATTTAAAGAAGAATCCAGAGAACTATATTAAACTCCCAGATAAAGAACAATTAAATGAACTAAAAATAATGATAAATTTTTGTAGTTCATTTAGCGATATTGAGTTACCTAAATTAGAAGAATTTAATGATGAAGGAAAGATGTTGCATGAAGTGAAAAATATTATTAGAAATAAAGGATTAATTAATGAATGGTATGATTATAGAGAATATTCAGAAAGAGAAATTGCTATTGAATGGTGTAAAAAAAACAATATACAATATATAGAATAA
- a CDS encoding Hsp20/alpha crystallin family protein, with amino-acid sequence MFGLIPIRTNNATDKGGALSDFFNDFFNDDFLSPMGIGIDMSKFNADVRETENEYLVCAELPGVNKNDINLDFKNNNLIITAKREEVHDDSKDSYIRKERSYGQFSRSFYFDNVKQDKIRAKFENGELKVILPKELKSKENSSNIFIE; translated from the coding sequence ATGTTTGGATTAATACCAATTAGAACAAATAATGCAACTGATAAAGGAGGAGCTTTAAGTGATTTCTTTAACGATTTCTTTAATGATGACTTTTTATCACCAATGGGAATAGGCATTGATATGAGCAAATTCAATGCAGATGTTAGAGAAACTGAAAATGAATATCTTGTGTGTGCAGAGCTTCCAGGAGTTAATAAAAATGACATAAATCTTGACTTTAAGAACAATAACTTAATAATAACTGCTAAGAGAGAAGAGGTACATGATGATAGTAAAGATAGTTATATAAGAAAAGAAAGAAGTTATGGGCAGTTTTCAAGATCATTTTATTTTGATAATGTAAAGCAAGATAAGATTCGAGCAAAATTTGAAAATGGGGAACTTAAAGTGATTTTACCTAAGGAATTAAAATCAAAAGAAAATAGTTCTAATATATTTATTGAGTGA
- a CDS encoding tetratricopeptide repeat protein — translation MENNEIQKKIDLFLNEHKIKIQGGQINTEKDMSLLLSRIAKSEIDKGNYEKGLYFAVNSFKFDKKNLYSVFLQGLGFRFTGQYEDAIKAFKYCNSRKHDLASLANIGFCFAELKDSEKALDIFNKIIENITEEEESNNSQLMALVYECMGNIYLSREDVLEFDSTDKLKINYKLAVKYYKNSLRLNRVNHVLLNKLAACYYHFDDERKALYCYEEAVKVAPEEKNYEEAVKELRNAGVIPDVVEF, via the coding sequence ATGGAAAATAATGAAATTCAAAAGAAGATTGATTTATTTTTAAATGAGCATAAGATAAAAATTCAAGGTGGACAGATAAATACAGAAAAAGATATGTCATTACTATTGAGTAGAATTGCAAAAAGTGAAATAGATAAAGGAAATTATGAAAAAGGACTCTATTTTGCAGTTAATTCTTTTAAATTTGACAAGAAAAATTTATATTCAGTGTTTTTACAGGGATTAGGCTTTAGGTTTACAGGTCAATATGAAGATGCTATAAAAGCTTTTAAATATTGCAATAGTAGAAAACATGACTTAGCAAGCTTAGCTAATATTGGTTTTTGCTTTGCTGAACTTAAAGATAGTGAAAAAGCACTTGATATTTTCAATAAGATTATAGAAAACATAACAGAAGAAGAGGAAAGTAATAATTCACAATTAATGGCTTTAGTTTATGAATGCATGGGAAATATATATTTATCAAGAGAAGATGTTTTAGAATTTGACTCTACAGATAAACTTAAGATAAACTATAAACTGGCTGTTAAATATTATAAGAATTCATTAAGATTAAATAGAGTGAATCATGTACTTCTTAATAAACTTGCAGCATGCTATTATCATTTTGATGATGAAAGAAAAGCTTTATACTGTTATGAAGAAGCAGTAAAAGTAGCTCCTGAAGAAAAGAATTATGAAGAAGCAGTAAAGGAATTAAGAAATGCAGGAGTAATTCCAGACGTTGTTGAATTTTAA
- a CDS encoding M50 family metallopeptidase: protein MENLALKNVVVIISYFLIYIYVLRYIQCYSWGALKMISRSVYKIFSMIGAPAHEAAHAVAALIFGFRITNINIFKHVKFMAPSNLRGIIGGFVVSIAPAVFNIIIFTVICSKSDNIYFNFVMFLILISCIAPSNSDIKGMLPVMIIGIIIIVVVTYALGWAVPSINVYIKNSILLVGKFYALYLAVLTIIVTIKGCFINRTINPFYILKLYKNLVVNGLTIMAKAS, encoded by the coding sequence ATGGAAAATCTTGCACTTAAAAATGTAGTTGTTATAATAAGTTATTTTTTAATTTATATTTATGTATTAAGATACATACAATGTTATTCATGGGGAGCTCTTAAGATGATAAGTAGGAGTGTTTATAAGATATTCTCAATGATTGGAGCACCAGCACATGAAGCGGCTCATGCAGTAGCAGCACTAATATTTGGTTTTAGAATTACTAACATTAATATTTTTAAACATGTTAAGTTTATGGCCCCATCAAATTTAAGAGGAATTATTGGAGGTTTTGTTGTTTCAATAGCCCCAGCAGTGTTTAATATTATAATTTTTACAGTTATATGCTCTAAAAGTGATAATATATATTTTAATTTTGTAATGTTTTTAATATTAATAAGCTGTATTGCACCTAGTAATTCAGACATAAAAGGTATGCTGCCAGTAATGATAATAGGAATTATAATTATAGTAGTTGTTACATATGCATTAGGATGGGCTGTGCCTTCTATTAATGTTTATATAAAAAATTCAATATTACTTGTAGGAAAATTTTATGCTTTATATCTTGCAGTATTGACCATTATAGTTACGATAAAAGGATGCTTTATAAACAGGACAATTAATCCATTTTATATTTTAAAATTATATAAAAATCTTGTTGTTAATGGATTAACTATTATGGCAAAAGCTAGTTAA
- a CDS encoding LysR family transcriptional regulator, whose protein sequence is MDFKQLNAFLTISKLQSFTKAADALGYAQSTITTQIKLLECELDVKLFERIGKTTTLTHEGKKLLPYAKQILKLSTDIKSTVSNENKPTGTLTIGAAESLCVLRLPEILKEYKHLYPDVDVSLKFGSCADFRHYLSENLIDVAFSLGVKIDSDEFISDVELKEPMLLLAYPGHDLIKKREIFPIDIKDESLILTETGCSYRAAFERILKDNGIKPNITLETGSVQAIKQFTMSGLGITFLPEIAVKDEVKAGKLIPLNWAGPDLNIISQVIYHKDKWISPALKEFISLSHRFLKQNL, encoded by the coding sequence TTGGACTTTAAACAGCTTAATGCATTTTTAACAATAAGCAAACTACAGAGTTTTACTAAAGCAGCCGATGCTTTAGGTTATGCACAGTCCACAATTACAACTCAAATTAAGCTCCTTGAATGTGAACTGGATGTAAAATTATTTGAGCGTATAGGAAAAACTACAACACTTACACACGAAGGTAAAAAATTATTACCATATGCTAAACAAATCCTAAAACTATCTACTGATATAAAATCAACTGTTTCTAATGAAAACAAACCTACAGGAACACTTACTATTGGAGCTGCTGAATCTTTATGTGTTCTTAGATTACCTGAAATACTTAAAGAATATAAGCACCTTTATCCTGATGTTGATGTATCATTAAAATTTGGAAGTTGTGCAGATTTCAGACATTATCTATCTGAAAACTTAATAGATGTTGCATTTTCTTTAGGTGTTAAGATAGACTCTGATGAATTTATTTCTGATGTTGAACTAAAAGAACCGATGCTCCTTTTAGCATATCCTGGTCATGACTTAATAAAGAAAAGAGAAATATTTCCAATAGATATTAAAGATGAATCACTTATTCTAACAGAAACTGGATGCAGTTATAGAGCTGCTTTTGAAAGAATACTTAAAGATAATGGTATAAAACCAAATATTACTCTGGAAACAGGTAGTGTGCAAGCAATAAAACAATTTACAATGAGTGGTCTTGGAATAACTTTTCTCCCAGAAATAGCTGTAAAAGATGAAGTTAAAGCTGGAAAACTAATCCCCTTAAACTGGGCAGGGCCTGATCTTAATATAATATCTCAGGTCATATATCACAAAGATAAATGGATTTCACCAGCTTTAAAAGAATTCATTTCACTTTCACATAGATTTTTAAAACAGAATTTATAA
- the asd gene encoding aspartate-semialdehyde dehydrogenase: MEKKLRVGIIGATGMVGQRFACLLENHPWFDIVALAASKRSSGLTYEEAVGDRWKMPTAMPEKYKKMVIMDADNVEEVCSKVDFVFCAVSLNKEETKKLEERYAKCETPVVSNNSANRHTDDVPMIIPEINGEHAKVIESQRKRLGTTRGFIAVKPNCSIQSYVPALNALKEFGLEEVVVSTYQAISGAGKTFNEWPEMLDNVIPYIGGEEEKSEIEPLKIWGTVENDIIVDAKTPVISAQCIRVPVLDGHLATISVKFKNKPTEKQIIDAWNNYKASDMVLNLPSAPKQFIRYMEEDNRPQTHLDRDYENGMGISMGRLREDKIFDYKFVGLSHNTLRGAAGGGVLSAEYLTAAGYITAK, from the coding sequence ATGGAAAAGAAATTAAGAGTTGGTATTATTGGGGCTACTGGAATGGTTGGACAAAGATTCGCTTGTCTTTTAGAAAATCATCCATGGTTTGATATTGTAGCACTTGCTGCTAGTAAGAGATCAAGTGGACTTACTTATGAAGAAGCAGTTGGTGATAGATGGAAAATGCCTACAGCAATGCCAGAAAAGTATAAGAAAATGGTTATAATGGATGCTGATAATGTTGAAGAAGTGTGCAGTAAAGTTGATTTTGTATTCTGTGCAGTTTCATTAAATAAAGAAGAAACAAAGAAATTAGAAGAAAGATATGCTAAGTGTGAAACACCAGTAGTTTCAAATAACTCAGCTAATAGACACACTGATGATGTTCCTATGATTATACCAGAAATCAATGGAGAACATGCAAAAGTTATTGAAAGTCAAAGAAAGAGACTTGGAACTACAAGAGGATTTATAGCAGTTAAGCCAAACTGTTCTATTCAAAGTTATGTTCCAGCATTAAATGCATTAAAAGAATTTGGTCTTGAAGAAGTTGTAGTATCAACTTATCAAGCTATTTCAGGTGCTGGGAAGACATTTAATGAATGGCCTGAAATGTTAGATAATGTAATTCCATATATTGGAGGAGAAGAAGAGAAGAGTGAAATAGAACCACTAAAAATCTGGGGTACTGTTGAAAATGATATTATTGTTGATGCAAAAACTCCAGTTATTTCAGCTCAATGTATTAGAGTGCCAGTTTTAGATGGTCATTTAGCAACTATTTCTGTTAAATTTAAGAATAAACCAACTGAAAAGCAAATAATAGATGCATGGAATAACTATAAAGCTTCAGATATGGTATTAAATCTTCCGAGTGCACCAAAACAATTTATTAGATATATGGAAGAAGATAATAGACCACAAACACATTTAGACAGAGATTACGAAAATGGAATGGGAATCTCTATGGGTAGACTTAGAGAAGATAAAATTTTCGACTATAAATTTGTAGGTCTTTCACATAACACATTAAGAGGAGCAGCAGGCGGTGGAGTTTTATCTGCTGAATATTTAACAGCTGCTGGTTATATCACTGCTAAGTAA